From the genome of Haloarcula limicola, one region includes:
- a CDS encoding O-acetylhomoserine aminocarboxypropyltransferase/cysteine synthase family protein: MSNDDRQFETDALHVGQETPDAEARARAPPIYQTTSYVFEDAEDAAAQFALEKPGHIYSRLMNPTVGMLQERLAALEGGVGAVATASGMASLNLATFLLADVGDNVVTASSLYGGTYTYYTHTAPRNGVETRFVDTLDYDAYEEAIDDDTAYVHCETIGNPALVTPDFERLAEIAHDHGVPFFVDNTFATPYLCNPIEHGADLVWNSTTKWIHGHGTTVGGVLVDGGSFPWDEYEEKYPEIAGDNPAYHGVNFEERFGDAAFTYAAIARGLRDLGCQQSPFDAWQTMQGLETLPARMDRHCDNAMTVAEFLEDHPEVSWVTYPGLESHETHDAASEYLDGGYGGMITFGLEDGYDAARTTVESTEIASLLANVGDAKTLVIHPASTTHQQLTDEEKAAAGVTDDMVRLSVGTEAVEDIVADLDQAIGQATR; the protein is encoded by the coding sequence ATGAGCAACGACGACCGCCAGTTCGAGACAGACGCGCTCCACGTCGGACAGGAAACGCCGGACGCCGAGGCCCGCGCGCGCGCCCCGCCGATCTATCAGACCACCTCCTACGTCTTCGAGGACGCCGAGGACGCCGCCGCCCAGTTCGCCCTGGAGAAACCGGGACACATCTACTCGCGGCTGATGAACCCCACCGTCGGGATGTTGCAGGAACGACTGGCCGCGCTCGAAGGCGGGGTCGGGGCCGTCGCCACCGCCTCGGGGATGGCCTCGCTCAACCTCGCGACGTTCCTGCTGGCCGACGTCGGCGACAACGTCGTCACCGCCTCCTCGCTGTACGGCGGCACCTACACCTACTACACCCACACCGCGCCGCGAAACGGCGTCGAGACGCGCTTCGTCGACACGCTGGACTACGACGCCTACGAGGAGGCCATCGACGACGACACCGCCTACGTCCACTGTGAGACCATCGGCAACCCGGCGCTCGTCACTCCCGACTTCGAGCGGCTCGCGGAGATCGCTCACGACCACGGCGTCCCCTTCTTCGTGGACAACACCTTCGCCACGCCGTACCTCTGTAACCCCATCGAGCACGGCGCGGACCTCGTCTGGAACTCCACGACGAAGTGGATCCACGGCCACGGCACCACCGTCGGCGGCGTCCTCGTCGACGGCGGGTCGTTCCCGTGGGACGAGTACGAAGAGAAGTACCCCGAGATCGCCGGCGACAACCCGGCGTACCACGGCGTCAACTTCGAAGAGCGCTTCGGCGACGCGGCGTTCACCTACGCCGCCATCGCCCGCGGCCTGCGCGACCTGGGCTGTCAGCAGTCGCCCTTCGACGCCTGGCAGACCATGCAGGGCCTCGAGACCCTCCCCGCGCGGATGGACCGCCACTGCGACAACGCGATGACCGTCGCGGAGTTCCTAGAGGACCACCCGGAAGTGTCGTGGGTCACCTACCCCGGTCTCGAGAGCCACGAGACCCACGACGCCGCGAGCGAGTATCTCGACGGCGGCTACGGCGGCATGATCACGTTCGGGCTCGAAGACGGCTACGACGCCGCCCGGACCACCGTCGAGTCCACCGAAATCGCCTCTCTCCTGGCGAACGTCGGCGACGCGAAGACGCTCGTCATCCACCCCGCGTCGACGACCCACCAGCAGCTCACCGACGAGGAGAAGGCCGCCGCGGGCGTCACCGACGACATGGTTCGCCTCTCGGTGGGGACCGAGGCGGTCGAGGACATCGTCGCGGATCTGGACCAGGCCATTGGGCAGGCGACGCGGTAG
- a CDS encoding pyridoxamine 5'-phosphate oxidase family protein, which yields MEIVENTLDTSIDEFLARPLFCFLAQSSAAGPRVSPLWFRWEDEQVWLVAMEDGRSYPDRVREYPDCALAVVDFDPKSGAVEHVGMRGTATLEAYDASRAGRLLRKYLGSDRDEWDERFRGLGGDGYGLVRFDPETAVARDQSYAGSLQT from the coding sequence ATGGAGATCGTCGAAAACACGCTCGACACCTCGATAGACGAGTTCCTCGCCCGCCCGCTGTTTTGCTTCCTCGCGCAGTCGTCGGCTGCCGGGCCGCGGGTCTCGCCGCTGTGGTTCCGCTGGGAGGACGAACAGGTGTGGCTCGTCGCGATGGAAGACGGGCGTTCGTACCCCGACCGGGTCCGGGAGTACCCCGACTGCGCGCTCGCAGTCGTCGATTTCGACCCGAAATCGGGGGCCGTCGAACACGTCGGGATGCGCGGGACGGCGACGCTCGAAGCCTACGACGCCTCCCGAGCGGGGCGGTTGCTCCGGAAGTACCTCGGTTCCGATCGAGACGAATGGGACGAGCGGTTTCGCGGACTCGGCGGCGACGGCTACGGGCTCGTCCGCTTCGACCCCGAGACGGCGGTCGCGCGCGACCAGTCTTACGCCGGGTCGCTGCAGACCTGA
- a CDS encoding DNA-directed DNA polymerase II small subunit, translated as MPLSTPARIVSELASRGYNAEREAVTRLADAPDSAAALERALETVPDDALKLTVAHVDSVLDREESRADATARPGNSPQPNATPTDGGDPSVSTGTAASQSPDSHDRAPPETRGSRDVDLSKRAIEVANDMTGNSTGTGEYQDFVTVFRDRYEKLAGNLRGRVNHRPTDAIQNMAGGSEAALIGMVSDIRSTASGHWLVELEDTNGTFPCLVMKDRPIADLVQQLLLDEVIAVDGTLADDAGILFVDSLHFPDVPRTHKPSTADRHVQAALISDVHVGSQEFMADAWHRFTDWLHTPEAEHVEYLLIAGDMVEGVGVYPEQDKELDIVDIYEQYEAFSEYLKEVPGDMEIRMIPGNHDAVRLAEPQPGFDEELRGIMTAHDARVHSNPALVTVEGVTILMYHGVSLDEVIAELPDEEANYDEPHKAMYQLLKKRHVAPQYGGHTRLAPEDRDYLVMEEVPDVFHTGHVHKLGWGKYHNVLALNSGCWQAQTEFQKSVNIDPDAGFAPILDLDTLDMTVRKFA; from the coding sequence GTGCCGCTCTCGACGCCGGCCCGGATCGTCAGCGAACTCGCCAGTCGCGGCTACAACGCCGAGCGCGAGGCCGTCACCCGACTGGCCGACGCGCCGGATTCCGCTGCCGCCCTCGAACGCGCACTGGAAACGGTGCCCGACGACGCGCTGAAGCTCACCGTCGCGCACGTCGATTCCGTTCTCGACCGCGAGGAATCGCGCGCCGACGCCACCGCGCGGCCCGGTAACTCGCCACAGCCGAACGCGACGCCGACAGACGGGGGCGACCCCTCTGTTTCGACTGGAACCGCCGCTTCCCAATCGCCGGACAGCCACGACCGAGCTCCACCCGAAACGAGGGGGTCGCGGGACGTGGACCTCTCGAAGCGAGCCATCGAAGTGGCCAACGACATGACCGGCAACTCGACGGGCACCGGCGAGTATCAGGACTTCGTCACGGTGTTTCGGGACCGCTACGAGAAACTCGCGGGCAACCTGCGCGGCCGGGTGAACCACCGACCGACGGACGCCATCCAGAACATGGCGGGGGGAAGCGAAGCGGCGCTCATCGGGATGGTCTCGGACATCCGCTCGACGGCCAGCGGGCACTGGCTGGTCGAACTCGAAGATACCAATGGGACCTTTCCGTGTCTCGTGATGAAAGACCGCCCGATCGCCGATCTGGTCCAGCAACTCCTCTTGGACGAGGTCATCGCCGTCGACGGAACGCTCGCCGACGACGCGGGCATCCTCTTCGTCGATTCGCTGCACTTCCCCGACGTCCCGCGGACCCACAAGCCCTCGACGGCCGACCGCCACGTCCAGGCGGCGCTGATATCGGACGTCCACGTCGGCAGTCAGGAGTTCATGGCCGACGCGTGGCATCGCTTCACCGATTGGTTGCACACGCCCGAGGCCGAACACGTCGAGTACCTGCTCATCGCGGGCGACATGGTCGAAGGCGTCGGGGTCTACCCCGAACAGGACAAGGAACTCGACATCGTCGACATCTACGAGCAGTACGAGGCGTTCTCGGAGTACCTCAAGGAGGTGCCGGGCGACATGGAGATCCGGATGATCCCGGGCAACCACGACGCGGTGCGGCTGGCCGAACCACAACCCGGCTTCGACGAGGAGCTGCGGGGGATCATGACTGCCCACGACGCGCGGGTCCACTCGAACCCGGCGCTGGTGACGGTGGAGGGGGTTACCATCCTCATGTACCACGGCGTCTCGTTGGACGAGGTCATCGCCGAGCTCCCCGACGAGGAGGCCAACTACGACGAGCCCCACAAGGCGATGTACCAACTCCTGAAGAAGCGCCACGTCGCCCCGCAGTACGGCGGCCACACCCGCCTCGCGCCGGAGGACCGCGACTACCTCGTCATGGAGGAGGTCCCGGACGTGTTCCACACGGGCCACGTCCACAAGCTCGGCTGGGGGAAGTACCACAACGTCCTCGCGCTGAACTCGGGGTGCTGGCAGGCCCAGACGGAGTTCCAGAAGTCCGTCAACATCGATCCCGATGCCGGTTTCGCCCCCATCCTCGATCTGGATACGTTGGATATGACGGTGCGGAAGTTCGCGTGA
- a CDS encoding S26 family signal peptidase, giving the protein MADASGDDESVPVAVYVRDIGSSVGAVLLVGALLFAVSGIWPPLVAIESGSMEPHIDTGDMVFLMDEERFSGPNAVHGVVTARSAGGYVRFEQPGDVIIYEPDGSERRTAVIHRAMFYVEDGENWYDRADPDAVGGADDCAELRNCPAPHAGFITKGDNNDAYDQATTTSGVVRAEWVIGTAELRIPGLGWIRLQTQPTRPAQSPPQNRAT; this is encoded by the coding sequence ATGGCCGACGCGAGCGGCGACGACGAGAGCGTCCCGGTAGCGGTGTACGTCCGCGACATCGGGTCGAGCGTCGGCGCGGTGTTGCTCGTCGGCGCGCTCCTGTTCGCGGTCAGCGGTATCTGGCCGCCGCTGGTCGCCATCGAGAGCGGGAGCATGGAACCGCACATCGACACCGGCGACATGGTGTTTCTGATGGACGAGGAACGGTTCTCTGGGCCGAACGCCGTCCACGGCGTCGTCACCGCTCGCAGCGCCGGGGGGTACGTCCGCTTCGAACAGCCCGGCGACGTCATCATCTACGAACCGGACGGGAGCGAACGTCGGACGGCCGTCATCCATCGGGCGATGTTCTACGTCGAGGACGGCGAGAACTGGTACGACCGCGCCGACCCCGACGCCGTCGGCGGGGCCGACGACTGCGCCGAACTGCGCAACTGTCCCGCCCCCCACGCCGGCTTCATCACGAAGGGTGACAACAACGACGCGTACGACCAGGCGACGACCACTAGCGGCGTCGTCCGCGCCGAGTGGGTCATCGGCACGGCGGAGCTCCGGATACCGGGGTTAGGCTGGATCCGCCTCCAGACGCAGCCGACGCGGCCGGCGCAGTCGCCGCCGCAGAACCGCGCGACGTAG
- a CDS encoding S26 family signal peptidase has product MSSDEGLSAIGDDGGPGALVYVKDVVGSAGAVLLVGLLLFSVSGVWPPLVAIESPSMDPHIQKGDLVFVMEEERFAGPNATHGVVTYQRGESYVRFQRPGDVIVYAPDGDTRTTPIIHRAMFYVEDGENWYDRADPAAIGAADDCAELTHCPAPHAGFITKGDNNARYDQVGMSPISEPVEASWVVGTAEWRVPLLGEIRLGWNRAAALESGPVTSANDPVPQQNGTAAA; this is encoded by the coding sequence ATGTCCAGCGACGAGGGTTTGTCGGCGATCGGTGACGACGGGGGTCCCGGCGCACTGGTCTACGTGAAGGACGTCGTCGGCAGCGCCGGTGCCGTCCTGCTGGTCGGCCTCCTGTTGTTCTCGGTCAGCGGCGTCTGGCCGCCGCTGGTCGCCATCGAGAGCCCCAGCATGGACCCTCACATCCAGAAGGGCGACCTCGTGTTCGTCATGGAAGAGGAGCGGTTCGCCGGACCGAACGCCACTCACGGCGTCGTGACCTACCAGCGTGGAGAGAGTTACGTCCGCTTCCAGCGGCCCGGCGACGTCATCGTCTACGCCCCCGACGGTGACACCCGAACGACGCCCATCATCCACCGAGCGATGTTCTACGTCGAGGACGGCGAGAACTGGTACGACCGCGCCGACCCCGCGGCCATCGGAGCGGCCGACGACTGCGCCGAACTCACTCACTGCCCCGCTCCCCACGCCGGGTTCATCACCAAGGGCGACAACAACGCCCGCTACGATCAGGTCGGGATGAGCCCCATCAGCGAACCCGTCGAGGCGTCGTGGGTCGTCGGGACCGCCGAGTGGCGCGTCCCGCTGTTGGGAGAGATCAGACTCGGGTGGAATCGGGCCGCAGCGCTCGAATCGGGGCCGGTCACCTCGGCGAACGACCCGGTCCCCCAGCAGAACGGAACTGCCGCCGCGTAG
- a CDS encoding Cdc6/Cdc18 family protein produces MTDPSDDPDTEPETPEDDSYDLSADEQSDETRSGMPDLDDVVLDNLDTGDSDDSDEASRGLFDDLLEGEPIFENKEVLRPSYTPHKLPHREEQINNMATILVTALRGDTPSNILIYGKTGTGKTASAKFVSEELETTSQKYEVPCEVEYINCEVTDTQYRVLAQLANKFINKNVEVIDDRLGELNDLASRAREDDAALADAAFGSVDAIEDEIDSLAADKEEFEEVPMTGWPTDRVYSSFFEAVDYHERVVVIMLDEIDKLVEKSGDDTLYNLSRMNSELDNSRVSIMGISNDLKFTDFLDPRVKSSLGEEEIVFPPYDANQLRDILQARADVAFKGDALSEDVIPLCAAFAAQEHGDARRALDLLRTAGELAERDQTDHVEEGHVRQAQEKIELDRVVEVVRTLPTQSKIVLFAIILLEKNGVRNINTGEVFNIYKNLCEEIDADVLTQRRVTDLISELDMLGIVNAVVVSKGRYGRTKEISLSVPTEETEAVLLSDSRLGDIDDVQPFVQARFDN; encoded by the coding sequence ATGACTGACCCAAGCGACGACCCGGACACGGAGCCTGAGACGCCGGAGGACGATTCGTACGACCTCTCAGCGGACGAGCAGTCCGACGAGACGCGATCGGGGATGCCGGATCTCGACGACGTCGTCCTCGACAACCTCGATACCGGCGACAGTGACGACTCCGACGAGGCCTCCCGCGGATTATTCGACGACTTACTGGAGGGCGAACCGATATTCGAGAACAAAGAGGTGCTTCGCCCCTCCTATACGCCGCACAAACTCCCCCACCGCGAGGAGCAGATCAACAACATGGCGACTATCCTCGTCACGGCGCTCCGCGGGGATACGCCCTCGAACATCCTCATCTACGGGAAGACGGGGACGGGCAAGACTGCCAGCGCCAAGTTCGTCAGCGAAGAACTGGAGACGACGTCACAGAAGTACGAGGTCCCCTGCGAGGTCGAGTACATCAACTGCGAGGTGACGGATACGCAGTACCGCGTCCTCGCGCAACTCGCCAACAAGTTCATCAACAAGAACGTCGAGGTGATCGACGACCGGCTCGGGGAACTGAACGACCTCGCTTCGCGCGCACGCGAAGACGACGCCGCCCTCGCCGACGCCGCCTTCGGGAGCGTCGACGCGATCGAAGACGAGATCGACTCGTTGGCCGCGGACAAGGAGGAGTTCGAGGAAGTGCCGATGACGGGGTGGCCCACCGATCGAGTGTATTCCTCCTTTTTCGAGGCCGTCGATTACCACGAGCGAGTGGTCGTCATCATGCTCGACGAGATCGACAAACTCGTCGAGAAGTCGGGCGACGACACGCTCTACAATCTCTCGCGGATGAACTCCGAGCTGGATAACTCCCGGGTCTCCATCATGGGAATCTCGAACGACCTGAAGTTCACCGACTTTCTGGACCCCCGCGTCAAGTCGAGCCTCGGCGAGGAGGAGATCGTTTTCCCGCCCTACGACGCGAACCAGCTGCGAGACATCTTGCAGGCACGGGCCGACGTCGCGTTCAAGGGCGATGCGCTCTCCGAGGACGTCATCCCGCTGTGTGCGGCCTTCGCCGCACAGGAACACGGTGACGCCCGGCGCGCGCTCGACCTCCTGCGGACCGCGGGCGAACTCGCCGAGCGCGACCAGACCGACCACGTCGAGGAGGGCCACGTCCGGCAGGCCCAGGAGAAGATCGAACTCGACCGGGTCGTCGAGGTGGTCCGGACGCTCCCGACCCAATCGAAGATCGTCCTCTTCGCGATCATCCTCTTGGAGAAGAACGGCGTCCGCAACATCAACACCGGCGAGGTGTTCAACATCTACAAGAACCTCTGTGAGGAGATCGACGCCGACGTCCTGACACAGCGTCGGGTCACGGACCTCATCTCCGAGTTGGACATGCTCGGCATCGTCAACGCCGTCGTCGTCTCGAAGGGCCGGTACGGCCGGACGAAGGAGATCTCGCTGTCGGTGCCGACCGAAGAGACCGAAGCGGTCCTGCTCTCGGACTCCCGACTCGGCGACATCGACGACGTGCAACCGTTCGTACAGGCGCGATTCGACAACTGA
- a CDS encoding Era-like GTP-binding protein encodes MGLLTNLKDSISRAASTLFSEEDPKRIGIYGPPNAGKTTLANRIARDWTGDAVGPESHVPHETRRARRKENVEIERDGKKVTIDIVDTPGVTTKVDYTEFLEHDMEKDDAVRRSREATEGVAEAMHWLREDVDGVIYVLDSSTDPFTQVNTMLIGIIESQDLPVLILANKIDLEDSSVQRIRNAYPQHETIPLSALEGDNMDEVYDKIAEYFG; translated from the coding sequence ATGGGATTGTTAACAAACCTCAAAGATAGCATTTCGCGGGCAGCATCGACGCTGTTCTCTGAAGAAGACCCGAAGCGGATCGGTATCTACGGCCCGCCGAACGCGGGCAAGACGACGCTTGCGAATCGGATCGCGCGGGACTGGACCGGCGACGCCGTCGGCCCGGAGAGTCACGTCCCCCACGAGACGCGCCGCGCGCGGCGAAAGGAGAACGTCGAGATCGAGCGGGACGGAAAGAAGGTGACCATCGACATCGTCGACACGCCCGGTGTCACGACGAAAGTCGACTACACCGAGTTCCTCGAACACGACATGGAGAAAGACGACGCCGTACGCCGTTCCCGGGAAGCCACGGAAGGGGTCGCGGAGGCGATGCACTGGCTTCGCGAGGACGTCGACGGCGTCATCTACGTGCTCGACTCCTCGACCGATCCGTTCACGCAGGTCAACACGATGCTCATCGGTATCATCGAGAGTCAGGACCTCCCGGTGTTGATTCTCGCGAACAAGATCGACCTGGAGGACTCGTCGGTCCAGCGGATTCGAAACGCCTACCCCCAGCACGAGACGATTCCGCTCTCGGCGCTGGAAGGGGACAACATGGACGAGGTCTACGACAAGATCGCGGAGTACTTCGGGTGA
- a CDS encoding DUF2073 domain-containing protein, giving the protein MAEIKGQDDGVQIDLISGERMDGMASMEKIRMILDGVRDGNIVILEEGLSPDEESRLIEVTMTEISPDEFNGIEIETYPKSEAADASILDRIMGKESTKKLTVIGPANQIQTLHKDETLISALVSRK; this is encoded by the coding sequence ATGGCAGAAATCAAAGGACAGGACGACGGCGTCCAGATAGACCTCATCAGCGGGGAACGGATGGACGGGATGGCCTCGATGGAGAAGATACGGATGATTCTCGACGGGGTGCGAGACGGCAACATCGTCATCCTCGAAGAGGGGCTCTCGCCGGACGAGGAGTCCCGACTCATCGAGGTGACGATGACCGAGATCAGCCCCGACGAGTTCAACGGCATCGAGATCGAGACCTACCCCAAATCCGAGGCCGCCGACGCGAGCATCTTGGACCGTATCATGGGCAAAGAGTCGACGAAGAAACTGACCGTTATCGGGCCGGCCAACCAGATCCAGACGCTCCACAAGGACGAAACCCTCATCAGCGCGCTCGTCTCCCGGAAATAA
- a CDS encoding OapC/ArvC family zinc-ribbon domain-containing protein → MPHQCTNCGRVFDDGSKEMLSGCPNCGGNKFQFRPDGVDSGTPPDSDAEPPEPPEPPGGDSAVARTVGKTAATVRDFVGGPSGEDEQPTIGAEPEADAGAGASAGATEDADGPAADSAEGQAANAEDAAQASARGDVVSPDEISAAQGDSETEHRFQPVETDEDESEEPDEADRPDLQELREELNDQFESIKVLEPGQYELNLMELYDREEYIVALQEDGRYSIQVPETIRES, encoded by the coding sequence ATGCCCCACCAGTGCACGAACTGTGGCCGCGTGTTCGACGACGGCTCGAAGGAGATGCTCTCGGGCTGTCCGAACTGCGGCGGCAACAAGTTCCAGTTCCGCCCCGACGGCGTCGACAGCGGGACGCCGCCCGATAGCGACGCGGAACCGCCGGAACCGCCGGAGCCACCGGGCGGCGACAGCGCGGTCGCGCGCACGGTCGGCAAGACCGCAGCGACGGTTCGAGACTTCGTCGGCGGTCCGTCGGGCGAAGACGAGCAGCCGACTATCGGTGCCGAACCCGAGGCGGACGCCGGCGCGGGGGCGTCTGCCGGCGCGACCGAGGACGCCGACGGACCGGCGGCCGACTCAGCCGAAGGACAGGCCGCCAACGCGGAAGACGCCGCACAGGCGAGCGCTCGCGGCGACGTGGTTTCGCCCGACGAGATCTCCGCGGCGCAGGGCGATTCCGAGACGGAACACCGGTTCCAGCCGGTGGAGACGGACGAGGACGAATCCGAGGAACCCGACGAAGCGGACCGCCCGGACCTCCAGGAACTGCGCGAGGAACTCAACGACCAGTTCGAGTCGATCAAGGTGCTCGAACCGGGGCAGTACGAACTCAATCTGATGGAGCTGTACGACCGCGAGGAGTACATCGTCGCCCTGCAGGAAGACGGGCGCTACTCGATTCAGGTTCCGGAGACGATTCGAGAGTCCTAG
- the mdh gene encoding malate dehydrogenase yields MTKVSVVGAAGTVGAAAGYNIALRDIADEVVFVDIPDKEEDTIGQAADTNHGIAYDSNTTVRQGGYEDTAGSDVVVITAGIPRQPGQTRIDLAGDNAPIMADIQSSLDEHNDDYISLTTSNPVDLLNRHLYEAGDRSREQVIGFGGRLDSARFRYVLSERFDSPVQNVEATILGEHGDAQVPVFSKVRVDGADPDFTDDEREEILGDLQESAMDVIERKGATEWGPARGVAHMVEAIVRDTGAVLPASVKLQGEFGHEDTAFGVPVRLGSNGVEEIVEWDLDDYEEELMAEAAEKLSDQYDEIE; encoded by the coding sequence ATGACAAAGGTAAGCGTAGTCGGCGCGGCCGGAACGGTCGGCGCTGCGGCAGGGTACAACATCGCGCTCCGCGACATCGCCGACGAAGTCGTCTTCGTCGACATCCCCGACAAGGAAGAGGACACCATCGGGCAGGCCGCCGACACCAATCACGGCATCGCCTACGACTCGAACACGACGGTCCGACAGGGCGGCTACGAGGACACCGCCGGCTCGGACGTCGTCGTCATCACGGCCGGCATCCCCCGCCAACCGGGCCAGACCCGCATCGACCTCGCGGGCGACAACGCGCCCATCATGGCGGACATCCAGTCCTCGCTGGACGAACACAACGACGACTACATTTCGCTGACCACGTCGAACCCCGTCGACCTGCTGAACCGCCACCTCTACGAGGCCGGCGACCGCTCGCGCGAGCAGGTCATCGGCTTCGGCGGTCGTCTCGACTCGGCGCGCTTCCGCTACGTGCTCTCGGAGCGCTTCGACTCGCCGGTCCAGAACGTCGAAGCGACCATCCTCGGCGAACACGGCGACGCGCAGGTGCCCGTCTTCTCGAAGGTCCGCGTCGACGGGGCCGACCCCGACTTCACCGACGACGAGCGCGAAGAGATCCTGGGCGACCTCCAGGAGTCCGCGATGGACGTCATCGAGCGCAAGGGCGCGACCGAGTGGGGCCCGGCCCGCGGCGTCGCCCACATGGTCGAGGCCATCGTCCGGGACACGGGCGCAGTCCTGCCCGCGTCGGTCAAGCTACAGGGCGAGTTCGGCCACGAGGACACCGCATTCGGCGTCCCCGTCCGACTCGGCAGTAACGGCGTCGAGGAGATCGTCGAGTGGGACCTCGACGACTACGAAGAAGAGCTGATGGCCGAAGCGGCCGAGAAGCTCTCCGACCAGTACGACGAGATCGAATAA
- a CDS encoding Sjogren's syndrome/scleroderma autoantigen 1 family protein, producing the protein MSDFDKEAEREKLRERFEAEEEKREATEQMSELLLKGATMTNAHCSDCGDPVFRYDGQEFCPTCQKPISREEAEADDETETTGDGADDESGPDASGESGDHIEVANPSEEARVQFGGDDESAAADGEAGDEAPAGTDSPATGSTGEQTASGRPATEDPTAGRSEREVRETSQEIPSADPERTPAEAGGEQPAEGAGTDHAGTESREEDPQRNSARRQPSPAGRSTPSASTRTAARSESGGDVATDLAAAETALAQTVRRFAERAAATENPREAQDYLAAAREAAEALDATRR; encoded by the coding sequence ATGAGCGACTTCGACAAAGAGGCCGAGCGCGAGAAGTTACGCGAGAGGTTCGAGGCCGAGGAGGAGAAACGCGAGGCGACCGAACAGATGAGCGAACTCCTGTTGAAGGGCGCGACGATGACGAACGCTCACTGTTCGGACTGCGGGGATCCCGTCTTCCGCTACGACGGCCAGGAGTTCTGTCCCACCTGCCAGAAACCGATCTCGCGGGAGGAAGCCGAGGCCGACGACGAGACGGAGACGACCGGAGACGGAGCGGACGACGAGAGCGGACCGGACGCGAGCGGGGAGTCAGGCGACCACATCGAGGTCGCCAACCCGAGCGAGGAGGCCCGCGTCCAGTTCGGCGGGGACGACGAGAGTGCGGCCGCCGACGGCGAAGCCGGCGACGAAGCGCCGGCCGGCACGGACTCGCCCGCCACCGGTTCGACGGGCGAGCAGACGGCCAGCGGACGGCCCGCTACCGAGGACCCGACCGCCGGCCGGTCGGAGCGCGAGGTCCGGGAGACGTCCCAGGAGATACCGTCGGCCGACCCGGAGCGCACTCCAGCCGAAGCGGGGGGTGAACAGCCGGCGGAAGGTGCCGGGACCGACCATGCCGGCACGGAATCGCGGGAAGAGGACCCACAGCGGAATTCTGCCCGTCGACAGCCGTCGCCGGCCGGTCGGTCGACCCCCTCCGCTTCGACTCGAACCGCCGCCCGGTCCGAGTCGGGCGGCGACGTGGCGACCGACCTCGCGGCGGCGGAGACGGCGCTCGCGCAGACGGTCCGACGGTTCGCGGAGCGGGCCGCGGCCACCGAGAACCCGAGGGAGGCTCAGGATTACCTCGCGGCGGCCCGCGAGGCGGCCGAAGCGCTCGACGCGACGAGACGCTAG